The following are encoded in a window of Chloroflexota bacterium genomic DNA:
- a CDS encoding amidohydrolase family protein has translation MVTTALPEAEARTDHQAKTPLKLIDADVHNYVNSIDELLPFLATRWHAYIEQSGFEGPGGNIYPRLYENAARRDSFPPSGCLPGGDPDFARDQLLDGWGIDAAILNPLYVASSLRNLDFANDLSRAVNELTAARWLDHDPRWRGSIVVNVEDPDAAAAEIRRAGRDPRFVQVLLIVRAVEPYGRRRYRPILAAASDMGLPLGIHFGGNPGPITATGWPSFYIEDHTGMPQAFEAQVLSLVAEGVFESFPDLRVALVEGGFAWLPALMWRFDKNYKGLRDEVPWLKKLPSEYIREHFRATTQPMEEPDDPRHLLQIMDMIGRDDFLMFATDYPHWDFDAPDRAVPSIVPDDVREGIMSGNAAAFYDFDRA, from the coding sequence ATGGTCACCACCGCGCTACCTGAAGCTGAAGCCCGCACGGACCACCAGGCCAAGACGCCACTCAAGCTCATCGACGCCGATGTCCACAACTACGTCAACTCGATCGACGAGCTGCTGCCGTTCCTGGCGACGCGCTGGCATGCCTACATCGAGCAATCCGGATTCGAGGGACCGGGGGGCAACATTTACCCGCGCCTCTATGAGAATGCGGCGCGCCGCGACTCGTTCCCGCCCAGCGGCTGCTTGCCCGGCGGCGATCCGGACTTCGCCCGCGACCAGCTGCTGGACGGCTGGGGCATCGACGCCGCCATTCTGAACCCGCTGTATGTCGCGTCGTCGCTGCGCAATCTCGATTTCGCCAACGACCTCTCGCGCGCGGTGAACGAGCTGACGGCCGCGCGCTGGCTGGACCACGACCCCCGCTGGCGTGGATCGATCGTCGTCAACGTCGAGGACCCCGACGCGGCCGCCGCCGAGATCCGCCGCGCCGGTCGGGACCCGCGATTCGTGCAGGTGCTCCTGATCGTCCGCGCCGTCGAGCCCTACGGCCGGCGGCGATACCGTCCCATCCTCGCCGCGGCCAGCGACATGGGACTGCCGCTGGGGATTCACTTCGGTGGCAACCCCGGCCCCATCACCGCCACCGGCTGGCCGTCGTTCTACATCGAGGACCACACGGGCATGCCGCAGGCCTTCGAGGCCCAGGTGCTCAGCCTCGTGGCCGAGGGCGTGTTCGAGAGCTTTCCCGACCTGCGCGTGGCGCTGGTCGAGGGCGGGTTCGCCTGGCTGCCGGCGCTGATGTGGCGCTTCGACAAGAACTACAAGGGGCTGCGGGACGAGGTCCCGTGGCTCAAGAAGCTGCCCAGCGAGTACATCCGGGAGCATTTCCGGGCCACCACGCAGCCGATGGAGGAGCCGGACGACCCGCGCCACCTTTTGCAAATTATGGACATGATCGGGCGCGACGACTTTCTGATGTTCGCCACCGACTACCCACACTGGGACTTCGACGCGCCCGACCGGGCAGTGCCGTCCATCGTTCCGGACGACGTGCGCGAGGGGATCATGTCCGGCAACGCGGCGGCGTTCTATGACTTCGACCGCGCATGA
- a CDS encoding Rieske (2Fe-2S) protein translates to MTSTAHDVGALADFGERRARRVQVGRHAIVVVRWGDEVYALRDTCAHQGARLSSGTLGHHVIAARAGAPIVLDPDSRVLRCPWHGWQYDLCTGRSLHASERARVRTYPARVADGRVYVDVG, encoded by the coding sequence ATGACTTCGACCGCGCATGACGTGGGGGCGCTCGCCGACTTTGGCGAGCGCCGCGCACGCCGCGTGCAGGTTGGACGCCACGCCATCGTGGTGGTGCGCTGGGGCGACGAGGTCTACGCCCTGCGAGACACCTGCGCCCACCAAGGCGCGCGGCTATCGAGCGGCACGCTGGGACATCACGTCATCGCCGCCAGGGCCGGCGCGCCCATCGTGCTCGACCCGGATTCACGCGTGCTTCGCTGTCCCTGGCATGGCTGGCAATACGACCTGTGCACCGGCCGCTCGCTCCACGCGTCCGAGCGCGCCCGCGTGAGGACCTACCCCGCTCGCGTCGCCGATGGCCGCGTCTACGTGGACGTCGGCTAG
- a CDS encoding AAA family ATPase: MARGFRVQCVEIEGFKGFASPQVVDFKGRHVFLLGQNGNGKSSIVEAIRWGLFGSAFRPNEVVSNQHYSGDCRVTVTLERDRQLWTLQRTLNLGARGTSDPVLTDQHGKRRNIREIMPQLDSVDAGEGTHVIFAAQSAPLRRQPEDLNPFEKTVLNYLGLTHPRGLLSNIQEFLVDQSEAEQDLAEELTEARESLDGQIAEEQTRMSQIMNAPPWGNELSPSMAVSEQKVRRFIEDVTGESPSDELDGASLGALVDSAAQSLDERRTHDQGNLEQERDEIAAQRGALEALRELRAEMRMQESVVEKTQADLESIFDGLTPVELRCKLERAKDAASTESITGRIVRDALDLIRRGDAAETLCPVCSTHHDREALEFALQGTIQNSNEAVMSSVATLESRVAQSESLQARLQEQESRCNSLMDDVSAATSDLHAEDRVKLDKTRDIGAIIASYLERDSEIEGQIENQDSWFELKAAQLNRLEEESRFHQIQTHLNRLQRERRELTRVIGSYGELVALGESVRAIEEVVKSRLREKLAQSVPRVSELLSKAFGALTQHPWYDRLIIAESTLPRLQLRVSSSQDSNGREDPTGVLNGQAESALHLVPYFAFSQTEDTPTEVYLVMLDDPTRALDTAHIRILVDRLQELGRNVQLIVASQETERLGEMIPEAFDQDSYAIIEPANWSPSSGPSLAIRYG, encoded by the coding sequence ATGGCACGCGGATTCAGAGTTCAATGTGTTGAAATCGAGGGATTCAAGGGATTTGCGTCACCCCAGGTAGTTGACTTCAAGGGTCGCCATGTGTTCCTGCTCGGGCAGAATGGCAACGGAAAATCCAGCATTGTGGAGGCCATTCGTTGGGGGCTCTTTGGCTCGGCATTTCGACCAAACGAAGTAGTAAGCAATCAGCACTATTCCGGAGATTGCCGCGTCACAGTCACGCTAGAGCGTGATCGCCAACTCTGGACACTTCAACGCACATTGAATCTAGGCGCTCGCGGCACTAGTGATCCTGTACTCACTGACCAACATGGCAAGCGTCGCAATATAAGAGAGATTATGCCTCAACTCGACTCTGTGGATGCTGGTGAGGGTACGCATGTCATATTCGCGGCTCAGTCGGCACCTCTCCGTCGGCAACCGGAGGATCTCAATCCATTCGAAAAGACCGTCCTCAACTATCTCGGCCTAACGCACCCGCGGGGTTTGCTAAGTAACATTCAAGAGTTCTTGGTGGATCAATCGGAGGCTGAGCAAGATCTAGCCGAAGAACTTACGGAGGCTCGCGAGAGTCTGGATGGGCAGATAGCGGAAGAGCAGACTCGCATGAGCCAGATCATGAATGCTCCGCCTTGGGGCAATGAGCTTTCCCCATCAATGGCGGTTTCAGAACAGAAAGTTCGGCGTTTCATCGAAGACGTTACCGGTGAATCGCCGAGCGACGAACTGGATGGGGCGTCATTGGGCGCTTTGGTCGATAGCGCAGCACAGTCGCTCGACGAGCGGCGCACTCACGACCAAGGGAATCTGGAGCAAGAGCGAGATGAGATAGCTGCTCAGAGGGGTGCCCTGGAAGCGTTGCGTGAGCTGCGGGCTGAGATGAGAATGCAGGAGTCTGTAGTCGAGAAGACGCAGGCGGACTTGGAGTCGATCTTCGATGGTCTGACGCCCGTGGAGCTCAGATGCAAGCTAGAGCGTGCAAAAGACGCGGCCTCAACGGAATCGATAACGGGGCGCATCGTGCGCGATGCACTAGATTTGATCCGTCGCGGCGATGCGGCAGAAACCCTTTGCCCAGTATGTAGTACTCATCACGACCGAGAAGCTCTCGAGTTTGCTCTGCAGGGCACGATCCAGAACTCCAATGAAGCGGTGATGTCATCGGTTGCCACACTTGAGTCTCGGGTTGCACAGTCTGAATCACTACAAGCGCGGCTTCAGGAACAAGAGTCTCGGTGCAATTCGCTGATGGATGATGTGAGCGCTGCCACGAGCGATCTTCATGCCGAAGATAGAGTCAAACTAGATAAGACACGCGACATTGGAGCGATTATCGCTAGCTATCTGGAGCGAGATTCGGAGATCGAAGGGCAGATCGAAAACCAAGACTCATGGTTCGAGCTGAAAGCGGCTCAACTAAACAGGCTTGAAGAAGAGAGTCGATTCCACCAAATCCAGACGCATCTGAACCGCTTGCAGAGAGAAAGACGGGAACTTACTAGAGTTATCGGATCTTATGGAGAGCTCGTCGCATTGGGAGAGTCGGTTCGTGCAATTGAAGAAGTTGTCAAATCTCGGCTAAGGGAGAAACTGGCGCAAAGCGTCCCTCGTGTGTCGGAGTTGCTTTCCAAGGCTTTCGGCGCACTAACGCAGCATCCATGGTATGACCGACTGATAATTGCCGAGTCCACACTTCCGCGACTGCAACTGCGGGTTTCCAGTAGTCAAGACTCGAATGGTAGAGAAGACCCGACGGGTGTGTTGAACGGGCAGGCAGAGAGTGCACTGCACCTCGTGCCGTATTTCGCGTTCAGCCAGACCGAGGATACTCCAACTGAAGTCTACCTCGTTATGCTAGACGATCCCACTCGAGCATTGGATACAGCGCACATAAGGATCCTGGTCGATCGACTTCAAGAACTTGGACGTAACGTGCAACTTATCGTTGCCTCACAAGAGACGGAGCGCCTTGGGGAGATGATACCGGAGGCATTTGATCAAGATAGCTACGCAATAATTGAGCCGGCAAATTGGTCGCCCAGCAGCGGGCCAAGCCTGGCAATCAGGTATGGATGA
- a CDS encoding homoserine dehydrogenase, which yields MSSGIGLGLLGVGNVGSAVARHVHARAKMLERQLGRPITVQRALVRDPNKPRDASIPPDRLTTDAAAVIDDPNVDVIVEVLGGVEPAQQYLRRALEAGKHVVTANKEVMAAHGVDLLQLAADRGLDLYFEASVGGGIPLIGPFRQDLAANEIEEVHAILNGTTNYILSQMAEHGRSYVDALAEAQELGYAEPDPTNDVEGHDTAFKLAILATLAFRGRVAPADVFREGISQLTKADFTYAAELGYSIKLLAIAKRRGDTIEARVHPALVQRDFLLGQVEGVYNAVRISGDLVGRAMFMGRGAGPEPTSSAIVSDLIDLGHNMRRAAHNRIPVLLDRPVRVVPMDDVISRYYLRLWVKDRPGVLARIAAICGEHAISIASVLQKEVDPDARRAELVLLTHDAREADWRPAIQRIIALDVVPEVASVIRIEDLLE from the coding sequence ATGTCCAGCGGGATAGGACTCGGCCTCCTCGGCGTTGGCAACGTCGGCTCGGCGGTCGCGCGCCACGTTCACGCGCGCGCCAAAATGCTCGAGCGGCAACTGGGCCGTCCGATCACCGTGCAGCGCGCACTCGTGCGCGATCCGAACAAGCCGCGCGACGCCTCGATTCCCCCCGATCGCCTGACCACCGACGCGGCGGCCGTGATCGACGATCCCAATGTCGACGTCATCGTTGAAGTCCTGGGCGGCGTCGAGCCCGCGCAGCAATACCTGCGCCGCGCGCTCGAAGCCGGCAAGCACGTCGTCACGGCCAACAAGGAGGTCATGGCCGCCCATGGGGTCGATCTCTTGCAGCTTGCGGCCGACCGCGGACTCGATCTCTACTTCGAGGCCAGCGTCGGCGGCGGCATCCCGCTCATCGGCCCGTTTCGGCAGGACCTGGCGGCCAACGAGATCGAGGAAGTGCACGCCATTCTCAACGGCACCACCAACTACATCCTCTCCCAGATGGCCGAGCACGGCCGGAGCTATGTCGACGCGCTGGCCGAGGCCCAGGAATTGGGCTACGCCGAACCGGACCCGACCAACGACGTCGAGGGCCACGACACGGCCTTCAAGCTGGCGATTCTGGCCACGCTGGCCTTTCGCGGCCGCGTCGCTCCGGCGGACGTATTTCGGGAAGGCATCTCGCAGCTCACCAAGGCCGACTTCACCTACGCCGCGGAACTGGGGTACAGCATCAAGCTGCTGGCGATTGCCAAGCGACGCGGCGACACGATCGAAGCCCGCGTCCATCCGGCGCTGGTCCAGCGCGACTTTCTGTTGGGGCAGGTGGAGGGCGTCTACAACGCCGTGCGCATTTCGGGCGACCTCGTGGGACGCGCGATGTTCATGGGGCGCGGCGCCGGTCCCGAGCCCACGTCGAGCGCCATCGTCTCCGACCTCATCGACCTCGGTCACAACATGCGCCGGGCGGCGCACAACCGGATTCCGGTGCTCCTGGACCGGCCGGTGCGCGTGGTGCCGATGGACGACGTGATCTCGCGCTACTACCTGCGCCTCTGGGTCAAGGACCGCCCCGGCGTGCTGGCGCGCATCGCGGCCATCTGCGGCGAGCACGCGATCAGCATCGCCTCGGTGCTGCAGAAGGAAGTGGATCCCGATGCGCGCCGCGCCGAGCTGGTGCTGCTCACGCACGACGCCCGCGAGGCCGACTGGCGGCCCGCGATCCAGCGCATCATCGCGCTTGACGTGGTGCCGGAGGTCGCCAGCGTGATCCGGATCGAAGACCTGCTCGAATGA
- a CDS encoding carboxypeptidase M32, whose protein sequence is MNRKLDELRRRLREVGDLRAAAAVLHWDQTTYMPPKGAASRGRHIATLERLAHTAFTDAAIGSLLDDLQPYADSLPPEHPDAALIRVTRRDYDRDVRVPAEFAAALEEHAAASYAAWIKARPADDFAAVRPVLERTLDLSRQLSSYTPNAEHVADPLIDRQDPGMTAGEISVLFAELRARLVPLLQRIAAADANDDSAVRQHFPISAQRDFARHVVALMGFDFDRGRIDDTAHPFMTTFASDDVRITVRADEHFLGEHLFSAMHEAGHALYELGVDPAFEGTPLGDGASNGMHESQSRLWENFVGRGLEFWEGQYAHLQATFPQQLGSIPLDVFYPAINYVQPSLIRTDADEVTYNLHVMLRFDLELELLDGRLEVRDLPETWRARYARDLGVEPPDDRDGVLQDVHWFHGTIGGCFQGYTLGNLISAQVFAAAQRALPYLPERIRRGDLTTLHDWLRHSIYRHGRVFTAAELMQRVTGAPIGVDALMDHLSRKYGVIYGLA, encoded by the coding sequence TTGAACCGAAAGCTTGACGAGCTGCGCCGGCGGCTGCGCGAAGTCGGCGACCTGCGCGCGGCGGCGGCGGTGCTGCACTGGGACCAGACCACCTACATGCCCCCGAAGGGCGCGGCGTCCCGCGGCCGGCACATCGCCACGCTGGAACGGCTGGCGCATACGGCATTCACCGACGCCGCCATCGGATCGTTGCTCGACGACTTGCAGCCATATGCCGACAGCTTGCCGCCGGAGCATCCCGACGCCGCGCTGATCCGCGTCACGCGGCGCGACTACGACCGCGACGTGCGCGTGCCGGCCGAATTCGCCGCCGCGCTCGAGGAGCACGCGGCGGCCTCGTATGCCGCTTGGATCAAGGCACGGCCCGCCGACGACTTTGCGGCCGTCCGGCCCGTGCTCGAACGCACGCTGGACCTCAGCCGGCAGCTATCGAGCTACACGCCAAACGCGGAGCATGTGGCCGATCCGCTGATCGACCGCCAGGACCCGGGCATGACCGCAGGCGAGATTTCGGTCCTCTTCGCGGAGCTGCGCGCGCGGTTGGTGCCGCTGCTACAGCGGATCGCCGCCGCAGATGCGAATGACGATTCCGCCGTGCGCCAGCACTTCCCGATCAGCGCCCAGCGCGATTTTGCCCGCCACGTGGTCGCGCTGATGGGCTTCGACTTCGACCGCGGGCGCATCGACGACACGGCGCATCCCTTCATGACCACCTTCGCCTCGGACGACGTGCGCATCACCGTGCGGGCCGACGAGCACTTCCTCGGCGAGCACCTCTTCAGCGCCATGCACGAGGCCGGCCACGCGCTCTACGAGCTGGGCGTCGATCCGGCTTTCGAGGGCACGCCGCTGGGGGACGGCGCCTCCAACGGCATGCACGAGAGCCAATCGCGGCTTTGGGAGAACTTCGTGGGACGCGGCCTGGAATTCTGGGAAGGGCAGTACGCGCACCTGCAGGCGACGTTTCCGCAGCAACTTGGATCGATTCCGCTGGACGTGTTCTACCCCGCGATCAACTACGTGCAGCCATCGCTGATTCGCACGGATGCCGACGAGGTCACCTACAACCTGCACGTGATGCTGCGCTTCGACCTGGAGCTGGAGCTGCTCGACGGGCGGCTGGAGGTGCGCGACCTGCCCGAGACCTGGCGCGCCCGCTACGCCCGCGACCTGGGCGTCGAGCCGCCGGACGACCGCGACGGCGTGCTGCAGGACGTGCATTGGTTCCACGGCACCATCGGCGGCTGTTTCCAGGGCTACACGCTGGGCAACCTCATCAGCGCCCAGGTCTTCGCCGCGGCTCAACGCGCGCTGCCGTACCTGCCCGAACGCATCCGCCGCGGCGACCTGACGACGCTGCACGACTGGCTGCGGCACTCGATCTACCGCCACGGCCGCGTGTTCACGGCCGCTGAGCTGATGCAGCGGGTCACGGGCGCGCCGATCGGCGTCGACGCCCTGATGGACCACCTTTCCCGCAAATACGGTGTGATCTACGGATTGGCATAG
- a CDS encoding GNAT family N-acetyltransferase has product MAADNARPPPQPEYATLRRPARSRDSGPRVVVRPGTASDWAACWAMDVSYETDHVWQLQTSAQSDVSMVGFVQVRLPRTITLRDPLWGGSADPPQPKQGSLIVAEAGGGVDGFVLVVPDAPRAVDTLWMLAVRQRARRGGLGTRLARAAVEAARASGRRALCTTVQARNFPAIRMLQAAGFVLTGYDEQYYPSNDVGLRFAHRLTANGAGRRAGNRTPGSR; this is encoded by the coding sequence GTGGCCGCCGACAACGCCCGTCCCCCGCCGCAGCCCGAATACGCCACGTTGCGTCGTCCCGCCCGCAGCCGCGATTCCGGTCCGCGCGTCGTCGTGCGACCCGGCACGGCTTCGGATTGGGCGGCGTGCTGGGCCATGGACGTGTCCTACGAGACCGACCATGTGTGGCAGTTGCAGACGAGCGCCCAGTCCGACGTGTCGATGGTGGGTTTCGTGCAGGTGCGTCTTCCCCGCACCATCACCCTGCGCGATCCGCTGTGGGGCGGATCGGCCGATCCGCCGCAGCCGAAGCAGGGATCCCTGATCGTGGCCGAGGCCGGCGGCGGCGTCGATGGCTTCGTCCTGGTCGTGCCCGACGCGCCGCGGGCCGTGGACACCCTCTGGATGTTGGCGGTTCGCCAGCGCGCCCGCAGGGGCGGACTGGGTACGCGCCTGGCGCGGGCGGCGGTCGAGGCGGCTCGCGCGAGCGGTCGTCGTGCCCTGTGCACCACTGTGCAAGCCCGCAACTTTCCCGCCATTCGCATGCTCCAAGCGGCGGGGTTCGTGCTTACGGGCTACGACGAGCAGTACTACCCCTCGAACGACGTGGGACTGCGCTTTGCCCACCGCCTGACGGCCAATGGCGCCGGTCGCCGCGCGGGAAACCGGACGCCGGGGAGCCGATAG
- the coaE gene encoding dephospho-CoA kinase (Dephospho-CoA kinase (CoaE) performs the final step in coenzyme A biosynthesis.), producing MAKHPVSGLTGNIGAGKSTVGAMLRELGARVIDSDATVRTLLESDATVQRRVREAFPSAQRPDGGIDRAAVAREVFADREKLTRLQDLLYPAVGEATDALLAEATDAPATFIEAINVVEGPSGLRLDGLWLVEADPAVLVERVAASGRLSAAEVQARLAMQAGPEEKAEAFRRLRPGRPIVRLNNNGSLEELRTQVTARWIDLLAG from the coding sequence GTGGCCAAACATCCAGTCTCGGGACTCACCGGCAACATCGGCGCGGGCAAGTCGACGGTGGGCGCGATGCTGCGGGAGCTCGGGGCGCGAGTGATCGACTCCGACGCGACGGTTCGCACGTTGCTGGAGTCGGATGCGACGGTGCAGCGGCGAGTGCGAGAGGCGTTTCCGTCCGCCCAACGACCCGACGGCGGCATCGACCGCGCCGCGGTGGCGCGGGAGGTGTTTGCGGATCGCGAGAAGCTCACGCGCCTCCAGGACCTCTTGTACCCGGCCGTCGGCGAGGCGACCGACGCGCTGCTCGCCGAGGCCACCGACGCGCCCGCCACGTTCATCGAAGCCATTAACGTGGTCGAGGGACCGTCCGGTCTTCGCCTGGACGGACTCTGGCTCGTCGAGGCCGATCCGGCGGTGCTGGTCGAGCGCGTCGCCGCCAGCGGTCGACTCTCAGCGGCCGAGGTTCAGGCCCGCCTGGCCATGCAGGCCGGCCCCGAGGAGAAGGCCGAGGCATTCCGCCGCCTTCGTCCCGGGCGACCGATCGTGCGCCTCAACAACAACGGCTCGCTGGAAGAGCTGCGGACCCAGGTGACCGCCCGCTGGATCGACCTGCTGGCCGGCTAG
- the thrC gene encoding threonine synthase, with product MTLSVPAGVIERYLEFLPFMGSAPDLTIGEGGTPLVRAPVLEDRTGIREVWLKLEGCNPTGSFKDRGMVVAVAKALEADARALICASTGNTAASAAAYGARAGVTTVCVVPHDSTASGKMAQTRMFGARVVAVTGTFDHALTIVRRLAERDGVELVNSVNPNRLEGQKTAAFEIVDALGDAPDELYLPVGNAGNIAAYWRGFVGYREAGRATQTPVLRGFQAEGAAPMVLGHPIDDPVTQASAIRIGNPANWDEAAAARDASDGSIEAVPESAIADAYRLLAQEMGVFVEPASAAGIAGLLQRRAGGPASAERVVCVLTGSGLKDPDTALRESDDPIAAPPDLDAVTRVLGWSD from the coding sequence ATGACGCTGAGCGTCCCCGCGGGCGTCATTGAACGCTACCTCGAGTTTCTGCCCTTCATGGGCAGCGCCCCGGACCTCACCATCGGCGAGGGCGGCACCCCGCTCGTCCGTGCGCCGGTCCTGGAAGACCGAACCGGAATTCGCGAGGTGTGGCTCAAGCTCGAAGGCTGCAACCCCACCGGGTCCTTCAAGGACCGGGGCATGGTCGTTGCCGTGGCCAAGGCGCTGGAGGCAGACGCGCGCGCGCTCATTTGCGCCTCAACCGGAAACACCGCCGCTTCGGCCGCCGCCTACGGAGCGCGCGCCGGGGTGACGACGGTGTGCGTGGTGCCGCACGACTCCACCGCCTCGGGAAAAATGGCGCAGACCCGGATGTTCGGCGCGCGGGTCGTGGCCGTGACCGGTACGTTCGATCACGCACTGACCATCGTGCGCCGGCTGGCCGAACGCGACGGCGTGGAACTCGTCAACTCGGTCAACCCGAATCGACTGGAAGGGCAGAAGACCGCGGCGTTCGAGATCGTGGACGCGCTGGGCGACGCGCCGGATGAGCTGTACCTGCCGGTGGGCAATGCCGGAAACATCGCGGCCTATTGGCGTGGGTTCGTCGGCTACCGGGAGGCCGGGCGGGCGACGCAGACCCCGGTGCTCCGGGGATTCCAGGCCGAGGGCGCGGCGCCGATGGTGCTCGGGCATCCCATCGACGACCCCGTGACCCAGGCGTCGGCCATCCGCATCGGCAATCCGGCCAACTGGGACGAGGCGGCGGCGGCGCGCGACGCCTCCGACGGATCGATCGAAGCCGTGCCCGAGTCCGCGATCGCGGATGCCTATCGGCTGCTCGCCCAGGAGATGGGCGTGTTCGTCGAACCCGCTTCGGCCGCCGGGATCGCCGGCTTGCTACAACGACGGGCGGGCGGTCCGGCCTCGGCGGAGCGTGTCGTGTGCGTGCTCACCGGTTCCGGCCTGAAAGACCCGGACACGGCCCTGCGCGAGTCCGACGACCCGATCGCGGCGCCCCCCGACCTCGATGCCGTGACGCGCGTGCTGGGGTGGTCGGACTAG
- a CDS encoding type II toxin-antitoxin system prevent-host-death family antitoxin: MREVAATEAKARLAELLRSVEHGESIAITRHGRRVAHLIPAEVQERAEFKAAVDRFRRRRARWPRIEMSTAEILAARHEGHRS, translated from the coding sequence ATGCGTGAAGTTGCAGCCACCGAGGCCAAGGCGCGGCTGGCGGAGTTGCTGCGCAGCGTGGAGCACGGCGAGTCGATCGCGATCACTCGCCATGGACGGCGAGTGGCGCACCTGATACCAGCCGAAGTACAGGAGCGCGCGGAGTTCAAGGCGGCGGTGGACCGCTTCCGGCGGCGTCGCGCCCGTTGGCCGCGCATTGAGATGTCCACCGCGGAAATCCTGGCTGCCCGCCACGAAGGCCACCGCTCGTGA
- a CDS encoding type II toxin-antitoxin system VapC family toxin: MTALILDASVAAAWLLDDGREPRADAALALIEESGGLVPPLWHLEVRNVLLTAERRGRIAADRVHDRLAGLAELPIQTAAEPDLDQVLALARTHRLSVYDAVYLALARRHDAPLATLDAALAGAAEAADVPSV, from the coding sequence GTGACGGCGCTGATCTTGGACGCGTCCGTGGCTGCGGCCTGGCTCTTGGATGACGGGCGCGAGCCACGCGCGGACGCGGCGCTCGCGCTGATCGAGGAGAGCGGCGGTCTGGTCCCGCCGCTCTGGCACCTGGAGGTGCGCAACGTGCTGCTGACGGCCGAGCGGAGAGGCCGAATCGCCGCGGACCGGGTGCATGACCGGCTGGCGGGTCTGGCGGAGCTGCCGATCCAGACTGCCGCGGAGCCAGACCTCGATCAGGTGCTCGCCCTCGCTCGGACCCATCGCCTGTCGGTGTACGACGCCGTGTATCTGGCTCTCGCGCGACGACACGATGCGCCGCTGGCCACGCTGGACGCCGCGTTGGCTGGCGCAGCGGAAGCGGCGGATGTGCCGTCTGTCTGA